CGAGGTGAAGGCCGTGTGGTGCCGCCACTTCGTCGGCAACGGCGGTGACTACTACTTCAAGGACTGGCACGCCGAGCGCGCCAGGACCACCGGGTTGCTGCTGCAGAAGGCCGCGCACGACATCGACGTCATCCATTGGCTCGCCGGCGGCTACACCCGGCGGGTCACCGGCATGGGCGCCCTCACCCTCTACGGCGACATCACCGACCGCGCGGACAACCGCGGCCGGCTGATGAAGGACTGGTTCTCCTACGACAACTGGCCCCCGCTGTCGCAGCGGGGCCTCCACCCGGTGATCGACGTCGAAGACCTGTCCATGATCTCGATGGCCCTCGACAACGGCGTGCTGGCGAGCTACGAACAGTGCCACTACACGCCGGACTACTGGCGCAACTACACGGTGATCGGCACCGAGGGGCGGATCGAGAACTTCGGCGACACCGGCGGGAAGGGCGTCGTCCGGCTCTGGAACAAGCGCACCGACTACAACCCGGACGGAGACGCGACGTTCCCCATCCCGGGCAGTAGTGAAGGCCACGGTGGCGCCGACGCGTCGATCATCGCCGAGTTCCTGCGGTTCGTGCGCGTCGGCGGCGCCACGGCGACCTCGCCGGTCGCGGCCCGCGAGTCGGTGGCGACTGGGGTGACCGCGACCGAATCCCTACGCAACGGCAGTATTCCGCTCGACGTACCGACACTCGACCCGGCACTGCACGACTACTTCGAGGCCGGGCAACAGGCGGAGGTGACCAGTCATTAGC
This genomic stretch from Mycobacteriales bacterium harbors:
- a CDS encoding Gfo/Idh/MocA family oxidoreductase; translation: MTAPETSAQSATEDLRIGVIGLGSRSALGRHAHRPGEGSRVVAVCDLDPEALARARERYGDEVRTTTDHRDLLDGSVDAVLLVTPDDAHENLAVDILTAGVPVYVEKPLTITVEGCDRVLAAAREHGARLYVGHNMRHMPMVLLLRDLILRGEIGEVKAVWCRHFVGNGGDYYFKDWHAERARTTGLLLQKAAHDIDVIHWLAGGYTRRVTGMGALTLYGDITDRADNRGRLMKDWFSYDNWPPLSQRGLHPVIDVEDLSMISMALDNGVLASYEQCHYTPDYWRNYTVIGTEGRIENFGDTGGKGVVRLWNKRTDYNPDGDATFPIPGSSEGHGGADASIIAEFLRFVRVGGATATSPVAARESVATGVTATESLRNGSIPLDVPTLDPALHDYFEAGQQAEVTSH